A window of the Rutidosis leptorrhynchoides isolate AG116_Rl617_1_P2 unplaced genomic scaffold, CSIRO_AGI_Rlap_v1 contig259, whole genome shotgun sequence genome harbors these coding sequences:
- the LOC139882329 gene encoding uncharacterized protein has protein sequence MGGRQESISPPPEVAVAPPLLRGDHWTHFDNSVNAVSFGFVATAILISMFLVMAIFERFLRPRSTVYNVEDTTKDFVVHRVFSVWMTVYAKGVSVLMPGEEIPTFLAIPTPATANTRTELKCNSSPILPSSNSSPT, from the exons ATGGGCGGTAGACAGGAAAGCATTTCACCACCACCGGAAGTTGCGGTGGCCCCACCGTTATTAAGAGGAGATCACTGGACGCACTTCGACAACTCAGTAAATGCGGTTTCGTTTGGATTCGTGGCTACGGCTATACTCATTTCTATGTTCCTCGTTATGGCTATCTTCGAAAGATTTCTCAGACCAAGATCAACTG TTTACAATGTAGAGGACACTACTAAAGACTTTGTAGTTCATCGAGTGTTCTCGGTTTGG ATGACAGTTTATGCTAAAGGAGTATCTGTTTTGATGCCAGGTGAAGAAATTCCCACTTTCCTTGCAATCCCAACGCCGGCAACTGCCAATACTCGGACAGAACTCAAATGCAACTCGTCTCCGATTCTCCCATCATCTAACTCATCTCCAACCTAA
- the LOC139882340 gene encoding lipoyl synthase, mitochondrial-like, with protein sequence MQSRIRTLSRTLQTTHFRPFSSTIEPIAATTTPPPPNHNYPATLAGLRARLAAESPEISEFFDSKSSYSVEVGTKKKPLPKPKWMKEAIPGGEKYVQIKKKLRELNLHTVCEEAKCPNLGECWSGGETGTATATIMILGDTCTRGCRFCNVKTSRTPPPPDPNEPSNVAEAIASWGLDYIVITSVDRDDLPDQGSGHFTETVQKLKALKPSILIEALVPDFRGDRGCVEKVAKSGLDVLAHNIETVEELQRAVRDHRANFKQSLDVLKMAKEYAPEGTLTKTSVMLGCGETPDQVIKTMEKVRAAGVDVITFGQYMRPSKRHMPVSEYITPEAFEKYQNIGMEMGFRYVASGPMVRSSYKAGEFYIKSMIESDRAISSSKPLIS encoded by the exons ATGCAATCACGAATCAGAACTCTGTCTCGGACCCTTCAAACAACTCATTTCCGTCCATTCTCCTCCACAATCGAGCCCATCGCCGCCACCACAACACCACCACCTCCCAACCACAACTACCCCGCCACACTCGCCGGCCTCCGCGCGCGACTGGCGGCGGAGTCTCCCGAAATTTCTGAATTCTTCGATTCGAAAAGCTCGTACTCGGTTGAGGTCGGGACGAAGAAGAAGCCACTTCCGAAGCCGAAATGGATGAAGGAAGCGATTCCTGGAGGTGAGAAGTACGTTCAGATTAAGAAGAAGCTGAGGGAATTGAATCTTCATACAGTCTGTGAAGAAGCTAAGTGTCCTAATCTTGGTGAGTGTTGGTCTGGAGGCGAGACTGGAACTGCTACCGCCACTATTATGATATTGGGTGATACTTGCACTCGTGGTTGCAG GTTCTGCAATGTGAAGACCTCGCGTACTCCTCCTCCACCTGATCCGAATGAGCCTTCAAATGTGGCTGAAGCTATTGCATCATGGGGTTTAGATTATATTGTGATCACAAGTGTGGACAGAGATGATTTGCCTGATCAAGGAAGTGGCCATTTTACTGAAACTGTGCAGAAGTTGAAGGCCCTGAAACCCAGCATACTGATAGAAGCATTGG TTCCCGATTTTCGGGGTGACCGTGGCTGTGTAGAGAAAGTTGCGAAATCTGGATTAGACGTACTTGCTCACAACATTGAGACTGTTGAAGAACTTCAACGTGCAGTACGGGATCATCGTGCTAATTTTAAGCAATCCTTGGATGTTCTAAAGATGGCTAAAGAATATGCTCCAGAAGGGACACTTACCAAGACTTCTGTAATGTTAGGCTGTGGGGAAACACCTGATCAGGTTATTAAAACAATGGAGAAGGTGAGAGCTGCTGGTGTTGATGTCATAACATTTGGTCAATATATGAGACCATCAAAGCGCCATATGCCCGTTTCTGAATACATTACTCCTGAGGCTTTCGAAAAATATCAAAATATCGGCATGGAAATG GGATTCAGATATGTGGCATCTGGTCCGATGGTGAGATCATCATACAAGGCAGGTGAATTCTACATAAAGTCTATGATAGAATCCGATAGGGCTATCTCTTCATCAAAGCCTCTCATCTCTTAA
- the LOC139882332 gene encoding secretory carrier-associated membrane protein 1-like isoform X2, protein MSRFDSNPFAEEDVNPFSVSGLWNPGNVPPANSRLSPLPPEPYDRGVTVDIPLDSAKDLKAKEKELQAREAELKKREQDLKRKEYAIKKAGIVIEEKNWPSFFPIIHHDIGKEVPVHLQRVQYVAFTTFLGLIVCLLWNVVACTTAWLKGEGPIIWLLSIIYFLAAVPGAYVMWYRPLYNASRTDSALKFGWFFLCYSFHIGFCILAAVAPPIIFKGKSLAGILPAIELLTTDTMVGIFYFIGFGFFCVESLLSIWVIQQVYMYFRGSGKAAQMKREAMMSAL, encoded by the exons ATGAGTCGTTTCGATTCTAACCCTTTTGCAGAAGAAGATGTTAATCCCTTCTCGGTAAGTGGATTGTGG AATCCTGGAAATGTTCCTCCTGCCAACTCGAGACTTTCACCTCTTCCTCCTGAACCGTATGATCGTGGCGTGACTGTCGACATTCCTCTTGATTCTGCAAAG GATTTGAAAGCTAAAGAGAAGGAACTTCAAGCCAGAGAGGCTGAATTGAAAAAGAGAGAACAG GATCTAAAGCGAAAAGAATATGCAATAAAAAAGG CTGGAATTGTCATTGAAGAGAAAAACTGGCCATCATTTTTCCCTATTATCCATCACGATATTGGAAAGGAAGTACCAGTTCACCTACAAAGGGTTCAATATGTTGCATTTACAACTTTTTTGG GTTTAATTGTCTGTCTTTTGTGGAATGTGGTAGCTTGTACCACAGCTTGGCTTAAAGGCGAAG GTCCAATAATTTGGTTACTTTCCATCATCTACTTCCTAGCAGCTGTTCCTGGAGCTTATGTTATGTGGTATCGGCCTCTCTATAACGCTTCTAG GACTGATAGTGCTTTGAAGTTCGGATGGTTTTTCTTGTGTTACTCG TTTCACATTGGCTTTTGCATTCTTGCTGCTGTTGCTCCTCCCATTATTTTCAAGGGGAAATCTCTTGC TGGTATTTTGCCTGCAATAGAGCTATTGACAACGGATACCATGGTTGGG ATTTTCTACTTCATCGGTTTCGGATTCTTCTGTGTCGAATCACTTCTGAGTATTTGGGTTATTCAGCAAGTCTACATGTATTTCCGAGGAAGTGGTAAAGCAGCTCAGATGAAACGCGAGGCGATGATGTCAGCACTGTAA
- the LOC139882332 gene encoding secretory carrier-associated membrane protein 1-like isoform X3 — MSRFDSNPFAEEDVNPFSNPGNVPPANSRLSPLPPEPYDRGVTVDIPLDSAKDLKAKEKELQAREAELKKREQDLKRKEYAIKKAGIVIEEKNWPSFFPIIHHDIGKEVPVHLQRVQYVAFTTFLGLIVCLLWNVVACTTAWLKGEGPIIWLLSIIYFLAAVPGAYVMWYRPLYNASRTDSALKFGWFFLCYSFHIGFCILAAVAPPIIFKGKSLAGILPAIELLTTDTMVGIFYFIGFGFFCVESLLSIWVIQQVYMYFRGSGKAAQMKREAMMSAL, encoded by the exons ATGAGTCGTTTCGATTCTAACCCTTTTGCAGAAGAAGATGTTAATCCCTTCTCG AATCCTGGAAATGTTCCTCCTGCCAACTCGAGACTTTCACCTCTTCCTCCTGAACCGTATGATCGTGGCGTGACTGTCGACATTCCTCTTGATTCTGCAAAG GATTTGAAAGCTAAAGAGAAGGAACTTCAAGCCAGAGAGGCTGAATTGAAAAAGAGAGAACAG GATCTAAAGCGAAAAGAATATGCAATAAAAAAGG CTGGAATTGTCATTGAAGAGAAAAACTGGCCATCATTTTTCCCTATTATCCATCACGATATTGGAAAGGAAGTACCAGTTCACCTACAAAGGGTTCAATATGTTGCATTTACAACTTTTTTGG GTTTAATTGTCTGTCTTTTGTGGAATGTGGTAGCTTGTACCACAGCTTGGCTTAAAGGCGAAG GTCCAATAATTTGGTTACTTTCCATCATCTACTTCCTAGCAGCTGTTCCTGGAGCTTATGTTATGTGGTATCGGCCTCTCTATAACGCTTCTAG GACTGATAGTGCTTTGAAGTTCGGATGGTTTTTCTTGTGTTACTCG TTTCACATTGGCTTTTGCATTCTTGCTGCTGTTGCTCCTCCCATTATTTTCAAGGGGAAATCTCTTGC TGGTATTTTGCCTGCAATAGAGCTATTGACAACGGATACCATGGTTGGG ATTTTCTACTTCATCGGTTTCGGATTCTTCTGTGTCGAATCACTTCTGAGTATTTGGGTTATTCAGCAAGTCTACATGTATTTCCGAGGAAGTGGTAAAGCAGCTCAGATGAAACGCGAGGCGATGATGTCAGCACTGTAA
- the LOC139882332 gene encoding secretory carrier-associated membrane protein 1-like isoform X1, with translation MSRFDSNPFAEEDVNPFSDPSVRKGQSEQSNYSGGGAFYMPNPGNVPPANSRLSPLPPEPYDRGVTVDIPLDSAKDLKAKEKELQAREAELKKREQDLKRKEYAIKKAGIVIEEKNWPSFFPIIHHDIGKEVPVHLQRVQYVAFTTFLGLIVCLLWNVVACTTAWLKGEGPIIWLLSIIYFLAAVPGAYVMWYRPLYNASRTDSALKFGWFFLCYSFHIGFCILAAVAPPIIFKGKSLAGILPAIELLTTDTMVGIFYFIGFGFFCVESLLSIWVIQQVYMYFRGSGKAAQMKREAMMSAL, from the exons ATGAGTCGTTTCGATTCTAACCCTTTTGCAGAAGAAGATGTTAATCCCTTCTCG GACCCATCTGTACGAAAGGGACAATCGGAGCAGTCTAATTACAGTGGAGGAGGTGCTTTCTACATGCCT AATCCTGGAAATGTTCCTCCTGCCAACTCGAGACTTTCACCTCTTCCTCCTGAACCGTATGATCGTGGCGTGACTGTCGACATTCCTCTTGATTCTGCAAAG GATTTGAAAGCTAAAGAGAAGGAACTTCAAGCCAGAGAGGCTGAATTGAAAAAGAGAGAACAG GATCTAAAGCGAAAAGAATATGCAATAAAAAAGG CTGGAATTGTCATTGAAGAGAAAAACTGGCCATCATTTTTCCCTATTATCCATCACGATATTGGAAAGGAAGTACCAGTTCACCTACAAAGGGTTCAATATGTTGCATTTACAACTTTTTTGG GTTTAATTGTCTGTCTTTTGTGGAATGTGGTAGCTTGTACCACAGCTTGGCTTAAAGGCGAAG GTCCAATAATTTGGTTACTTTCCATCATCTACTTCCTAGCAGCTGTTCCTGGAGCTTATGTTATGTGGTATCGGCCTCTCTATAACGCTTCTAG GACTGATAGTGCTTTGAAGTTCGGATGGTTTTTCTTGTGTTACTCG TTTCACATTGGCTTTTGCATTCTTGCTGCTGTTGCTCCTCCCATTATTTTCAAGGGGAAATCTCTTGC TGGTATTTTGCCTGCAATAGAGCTATTGACAACGGATACCATGGTTGGG ATTTTCTACTTCATCGGTTTCGGATTCTTCTGTGTCGAATCACTTCTGAGTATTTGGGTTATTCAGCAAGTCTACATGTATTTCCGAGGAAGTGGTAAAGCAGCTCAGATGAAACGCGAGGCGATGATGTCAGCACTGTAA
- the LOC139882331 gene encoding uncharacterized protein, with product MAFFCFLVDQTRKVSRSKPAAGTCSRCGGGASVADMKTATRFCYVPFYCKSWKAIICTFCGATLRSYR from the coding sequence ATGGCGTTCTTCTGTTTTCTAGTTGATCAGACGAGGAAGGTGAGCAGAAGCAAGCCGGCGGCCGGGACTTGCTCGAGATGCGGCGGAGGAGCAAGCGTTGCCGACATGAAAACGGCGACGAGGTTTTGTTATGTGCCGTTCTATTGCAAGTCGTGGAAAGCTATTATATGTACATTTTGTGGAGCCACTCTCCGATCTTATCGTTGA
- the LOC139882335 gene encoding LOW QUALITY PROTEIN: transcription factor GTE8-like (The sequence of the model RefSeq protein was modified relative to this genomic sequence to represent the inferred CDS: deleted 1 base in 1 codon), translated as MAKSDRLSGGYYRSSFQAAGESEGSGISGRIDADMADELSTPSRKLMNLNADKGDTFGVPLQIHPLAKMTLSERNDLIHRLRTELEQIRVIQKKFEVHNINGVITDILSGSNGNNRRQTENFRQLSGKKSGSTGRFKTAKPAPVPNAVISLLMKKCENLLKQLLSHQFAWVFNTPVDPVKLNLPDYFTVIKHPMDLGTIKRKLTSGVYPSPLEFVDDVRLTFRNAMTYNPASNDAHIMADTMSKFFEVRWKNIGKKLPVIERQPLPSKSSSREVVETTKPMPPNKKRKVTSVDSIVVPQPIKQKMSDEERHKLGGELESLLAEMPLHVIEFLKDHSSHGGDCAEDEIEIDIDGLSDDTLFTLRKLIDDYLLEKQKKQIRADPCETEMWNVSGLSNSSMLHDKGNDHADEDVDIGGNEPPVYSYPPVEIEKDIDKKKNKHVDPVHSSGSDSSSSSESEKDDAKAVSEPLQSAVKIDAKTSDGDHLDRTQSVSGLDQLEQTSQLKPSSVESDSRKDGDSAPSDPEKLYRAAVLKKRFADTIFKAQEKIVQDDESDPEKLRRMREELELQQKKDRARLEAEAKAAEAARKRAEAEAAEEAKRKRDIEREAARQALIEMEKTVEINENSRFLEDLELLRAAPAAEQLPSLADETSPDQSIISLDALGSFKFGERSNALEQLGLFMKDEDIEEDEEAEEPPPTTTSPIVVPKPLNNENDRNENDDIEEGEID; from the exons ATGGCTAAGAGTGATAGGCTATCTGGAGGATATTATCGTAGCTCAttccaggcagctggtgaatctgaGGGTTCTGGTATCTCTGGTCGAATAGATGCTGATATGGCTGATGAATTGAGCACCCCGTCAAGGAAGTTAATGAATTTGAATGCTGACAAAGGGGATACATTCGGTGTTCCATTGCAAATTCATCCATTGGCGAAGATGACTCTATCTGAAAGAAATGATTTAATACACCGGTTGAGAACGGAACTTGAACAGATACGTGTCATTCAAAAGAAATTTGAGGTACACAATATCAATGGGGTTATCACTGATATTCTTAGTGGTAGTAATGGAAACAATCGTCGTCAAACTGAAAATTTTAGACAGTTATCTGGGAAAAAGTCGGGTTCTACTGGAAGGTTTAAGACGGCTAAGCCAGCTCCGGTTCCCAATGCCGTGATTAGTTTGTTGATGAAAAAATGTGAGAATCTTTTGAAACAGTTGTTGTCTCATCAGTTTGCTTGGGTCTTCAACACCCCTGTTGATCCGGTGAAGCTGAATCTTCCAGACTACTTTACTGTTATTAAGCATCCAATGGATTTGGGGACAATAAAGCGGAAATTAACTTCAGGAGTATACCCGAGCCCATTGGAGTTTGTTGATGATGTGAGACTAACCTTTAGAAATGCGATGACCTATAACCCTGCATCAAATGATGCTCATATCATGGCTGACACCATGAGTAAGTTTTTTGAGGTAAGgtggaaaaatatt ggaaaaaaaCTACCTGTCATTGAAAGGCAACCATTACCGTCCAAATCAAGCAGTCGTGAAGTTGTGGAGACCACTAAGCCAATGCCTCCAAACAAAAAGCGAAAGGTAACCTCCGTGGATTCTATTGTGGTGCCACAACCTATCAAGCAAAAAATGTCAGATGAGGAACGACACAAGCTTGGTGGAGAACTGGAATCATTGCTGGCAGAGATGCCATTACATGTCATAGAGTTTTTGAAGGACCACAGTTCACATGGAGGGGACTGTGCAGAGGATGAGATTGAGATAGATATTGATGGTCTCAGTGACGATACCTTGTTCACATTACGTAAGCTCATAGATGACTATTTGCTTGAGAAACAAAAAAAACAGATTAGAGCTGACCCATGCGAAACAGAG ATGTGGAATGTATCAGGGCTCAGCAATTCATCGATgctacatgacaaag GTAATGACCATGCTGATGAGGATGTTGATATTGGTGGAAATGAGCCTCCTGTATACAGCTATCCTCCTGTGGAGATAGAAAAAGATATAGACAAGAAGAAAAATAAACACGTAGACCCTGTCCATTCCAGTG GCTCAGACTCTAGTAGTTCTTCAGAAAGTGAAAAGGATGACGCTAAAGCG GTATCTGAGCCTCTACAGTCTGCTGTTAAAATAGATGCAAAGACGAGTGATGGTGATCACCTTGATAGAACAC AGTCTGTTAGTGGCCTGGATCAGCTCGAGCAAACTTCTCAGCTAAAGCCAAGTTCTGTTGAGTCAGACTCCCGAAAAGATG GTGATAGTGCCCCAAGTGACCCCGAGAAGCTCTATAGGGCTGCTGTGCTGAAGAAGCGATTTGCTGACACTATCTTTAAAGCTCAAGAGAAGATTGTTCAG GACGATGAGAGTGATCCTGAAAAATTGCGGCGGATGAGAGAGGAACTTGAATTGCAACAAAAGAAAG ATAGAGCCCGGTTAGAGGCAGAGGCAAAGGCTGCTGAAGCTGCTCGAAAACGGGCCGAAGCAGAAGCTGCTGAGGAGGCTAAAAGAAAGAGGGATATCGAGAGAGAAGCTGCACGCCAGGCACTAATCGAG ATGGAGAAGACGGTTGAAATCAATGAAAACTCTCGGTTCCTCGAGGACTTGGAGCTACTTAGGGCTGCTCCAGCAGCGGAGCAGTTGCCGAGCTTGGCAGATGAGACGAGCCCGGATCAGTCTATTATCTCTCTCGATGCATTGGGAAGTTTCAAATTTGGGGAAAGGAGTAATGCTTTGGAACAACTTGGGTTGTTCATGAAAGACGAGGACATCGAGGAAGATGAAGAAGCCGAGGAGCCACCACCTACTACTACTAGTCCTATTGTCGTCCCAAAACCCTTAAATAATGAAAATGATCGTAATGAAAATGATGACATTGAGGAAGGTGAAATAGACTAG